The following coding sequences are from one Nicotiana tabacum cultivar K326 chromosome 1, ASM71507v2, whole genome shotgun sequence window:
- the LOC107803580 gene encoding epoxide hydrolase 2 → MDGIERKYIKVNGVNLHVAEIGHESSPAVVFCHGFPEIWYSWRHQMIALARAGFRAIAFDYRGYGLSDQPLEPEKATFSDFVNDLLGLLDALNISKVFLIGKDFGAAIVSSFVLFHEEKVIGFVTMGVPFVAGSPLKNHDQLPEGFYVYRWREPGRAEADFGRFDTKTVVRNIYILFSRSEIPIADEKQEIMDMVETSTPLPHWFTEEDLETYGALYEKSGFRTALKVPYRSYGEQTNNLPVNPKVHVPALLIMGEKDYVLKAPGMEEYIRSEKVKDFVPNLEIVFIPEATHFVQEQFPDEVNQLVLSFLKSHSQP, encoded by the exons ATGGACGGAATAGAACGCAAATATATTAAAGTGAATGGTGTAAATCTCCATGTAGCTGAAATTGGACATGAATCTTCTCCAGCTGTTGTGTTTTGCCATGGATTCCCAGAAATTTGGTACTCTTGGCGGCACCAGATGATCGCTTTAGCCCGAGCTGGTTTCAGAGCCATAGCATTTGATTACAGAGGATATGGCTTGTCTGATCAGCCACTCGAACCCGAAAAGGCCACCTTTTCTGATTTTGTTAACGATCTTCTTGGACTCCTCGATGCTCTCAACATCTCTAAG GTTTTTCTAATAGGTAAAGATTTTGGAGCTGCTATTGTTTCCTCCTTTGTCTTATTCCACGAGGAGAAGGTTATCGGATTTGTAACGATGGGCGTCCCATTCGTGGCCGGAAGCCCTCTTAAGAATCATGATCAACTCCCTGAAGGCTTCTATGTTTATAGATGGAGA GAGCCTGGGCGAGCAGAAGCCGATTTTGGTAGATTTGATACTAAAACAGTTGTAAGAAACATTTACATCCTTTTCTCCAGAAGTGAAATACCAATAGCTGATGAAAAGCAGGAAATCATGGATATGGTGGAAACATCAACTCCTTTACCCCATTGGTTTACGGAAGAGGATCTTGAAACTTATGGTGCCTTATATGAGAAGTCTGGATTCAGAACTGCATTGAAAGTTCCTTATAG gtCATATGGCGAACAAACAAACAATCTACCAGTTAATCCAAAAGTTCATGTTCCAGCACTGCTGATAATGGGTGAGAAGGACTATGTCTTAAAAGCTCCAGGAATGGAAGAGTACATAAGGTCTGAAAAGGTGAAGGATTTTGTACCAAATTTGGAGATAGTGTTTATTCCAGAAGCAACTCATTTTGTTCAAGAGCAATTTCCAGATGAAGTCAATCAACTTGTTCTTAGCTTCCTTAAAAGTCATAGTCAACCTTGA